Sequence from the Streptomyces mobaraensis NBRC 13819 = DSM 40847 genome:
CCGATGTGCCGCTTCCAGCCGCCCAGGCCGACGGCGGGCCGGTCCGGGAAGACCGCGTCGTCGAGGATGCAGGAGATGCCGTTGGCCAGGAAGTTCCGCGCGGCGAAGCCGCAGGTGCGGCGGGCCAGCCGGTACTGGGCCTCGGACCGCTCGTTCCACCCGGCCTGCGGGTCGGCGAAGCCGGCCCGCACCCATTCCCGGACGTCGTCCAGGCTGATGTGCGCCGTGGGCACCCGGCGGGTGTCGGCCCAGTACCGGGCCGCCGTCGTCTTCCCCGCCCCGGCCGGGCCGATCAGCAGCACCGCGACGGGGGCGGTGGTGGGATCGAGGGGCACGGGAGCGGGCAACGGGGGGTGGGCGGGTGGTAGCGGCTGTCCCACTGGGTGCTGCATCCGGTGGCACTCCGTCTCGTGCGGTGGGTCGTGTGGTGGGGGGGTGTGCCCCGGTCCCGCCCTTTCACCGTTTCCTGGGGCTGCACCCCAGACCCCCTTGTCCTCAAACGCCGGACGGGCTGATTTCAGCCCGTCCGGCGTTTGAGGACAGTGCCCGAAGGGCGCTTCGGGGGTGCGGGGGCTTGCCCCCGCAAGAAACTGGGGGCACCTCCCAGCGGTAGCTGGGGGAGAAAGGGCGGGACCGGGGCACCCTACCCCCTCAACCCAGACGCTCCGCTCAGCCCCGGAGTTCCTCCGCGAGCGCCCGCAACGCCAGCCGGTACGACCCGACACCGAACCCGGCGATCGTCCCGGACGCGACGGCGGAGATCACGGACGTGTGCCGGAACTCCTCCCGCGCGTGCGGATTGGAGATGTGCACCTCGATCAACGGAGCCGTCCGCTGCGCCGCGGCATCCCGCATCGCGTACGAGTAATGCGTGAAAGCCCCGGGATTGATGACCACAGGCAGCCGCCCATCCGCCGCCTCGTGCAGCCAACGGACCAGCTCGCCCTCGTCGTTGGTCTCCCGGACGTCGACGTCGAAGCCGAGCTCGGCCCCGAGCTCGGTGCACTCCTCGACGAGCCCGGCGTACGAGGTGGACCCGTACACGTCGGGCTCCCGGGAGCCGAGCCGCCCGAGGTTCGGCCCGTTGAGCACGAGGACCCGCGCGCCGCTCACGCCGCGATCTCAGCGTGCGCGGCGAGCAGCATCGCCGGGTCCGGAGCCTCCAGCACCACCGGCTTCGCCAGCCCGTCGAGCACGATGAAGCGCAGCCGGTCGCCGCGCGTCTTCTTGTCGACCTTCATCGTCTCCAGCAGCTTGGGCCACTGGTCGCCCCGGTAGGTCACCGGAAGTCCCACGGACTCCAGCACCGCGCGGTGCCGGTCGGCCGTCGCGTCGTCCAGCCGGCCGGCGATCCGGCCGAGTTCGGCCGCGAAGACCATGCCGACGGCGACGGCCGCGCCGTGCCGCCAGTTGTACCGCTCGTTCTTCTCGATGGCGTGGGCGAGGGTGTGCCCGTAGTTGAGGATCTCGCGGAGACCGGACTCCTTGAGGTCCTGCGAGACGACGTCGGTCTTGACCCGGATGGCCCGCTCGATCAGCTCGGCGGTGTGCGGTCCGGACGGGGTGCGGGCGCCCTCGGGGTCGCTCTCGATCAGGTCGAGGATGGTCGGGTCGGCGATGAAGCCGGCCTTGATGACCTCGGCGAGCCCGCTGACGTAGTCGTTGACCGGCAGCGACTCCAGCGCGGCCAGGTCGCACAGCACCCCGGCCGGCGGGTGGAAGGCGCCGACGAGGTTCTTGCCCTCGGCGGTGTTGATGCCGGTCTTGCCGCCGACGGCGGCGTCGACCATCGCCAGCACGGTGGTGGGCACCGCGATCCAGCGCACACCGCGAAGCCAGGTGGCGGCGACGAAGCCGGCCAGGTCGGTGGTGGCGCCGCCGCCGACGCCGACGATGACGTCGGTGCGGGTGAAGCCGGACTGGCCGAGCGCCTTCCAGCAGTAGGCGGCGACCTCGGCGGTCTTGGCCTCCTCGGCGTTCGGCACCTGGATGGCGATGGCCTCGTAGCCCTGGTCGGCCAGGTCGGCGCGGAGCACCTCGCCGGTCTCGGCCAGCGCCTCGGGGTGCAGGACGGCCACGCGGCGGGCGTCGGTCCCGATGAGCGCGGGCAGTTCGTCCAGCAGCCGGTGCCCGATCAGGACCTCGTACGGCGCGGTCCCGGCGGTGCCGGCGACCTGGATACGGGTGGGTGCGTCGGTCATGCGTTCCTCACTGCGAGGTGTCGTGGGTACGGGCGCCGGGCGGGCGCAGGCTGTCGAGTACCGCGTCGGTGACCTCGGCCGGGCTCCGGCCTCCGGTGGCGACGACGACCCGGGCGACCTCGGTGTACAGCGGACGGCGGGCCTCCATCAGCTCCCGCCACCGCTTGCGCGGGTTGACGGCCAGCAGCGGGCGCGGGGCGTCCAGCCCCACGCGGCGGACGGCGTCGGCCAGGTCGACGTCGAGGAAGACGACGGGCAGCCCCTTGAGCAGCTCCCGGGTGCCCGGGTCCATGACGGCGCCGCCGCCGAGCGAGAGCACTCCGGGGTGCTCCGCCACGGCGGCGCGCACGGCCTGCCGCTCCAGCTCGCGGAAGTGCGGCTCGCCCTCGTCCAGGAAGATCTCCGGGATGGGCTTGCCGGCGGTCCGCTCGATGTCGGCGTCGGTGTCCCGGTAGCCGGTGCCGAGCCGCTCGGCGAGCAGCGCTCCGACGGTCGACTTCCCGGCTCCGGGCGGGCCGACCAGGACAGCTACCGGCCCGCTCACTTGATGGCCAGGTTGTCGAGGTAGCCCTGGACGTTGCGGCGGGTCTCGGTGACGCTGTCGCCGCCGAACTTCTCCACCACGGCGTCCGCCAGGACGAGCGCCACCATCGCCTCGGCGACGATGCCGGCCGCGGGGACGGCGCACACGTCGGAGCGCTGGTGGTGGGCCTTGGCGGCCTCGCCGGTGGTGACGTCGATGGTGGCGAGCGCCTTCGGCACCGTGGCGATGGGCTTCATCGCGGCGCGGACGCGCAGCAGTTCACCGGTGGTGAGGCCGCCCTCGGTGCCGCCGGAACGGCCCGAGGTGCGGCGCACGCCCTCCTCGGTGGCGACGATCTCGTCGTGCGCCTTGGAGCCGGGCACCCGGGCCAGGTCGAAGCCGTCGCCGAGCTCGACGCCCTTGATCGCCTGAATGCCCATCAGGGCGGCGGCGAGCCGGGCGTCCAGCCGCCGGTCCCAGTGCACGTGCGAACCGAGGCCGACGGGCACGCCGTAGGCGAGGACCTCGACGACGCCGCCGAGAGTGTCGCCGTCCTTGTGCGCCTGGTCGATCTCGGCGACCATCGCCTCGCTGGCGGCGGCGTCGAGGCAGCGCACCGGGTCGGCGTCCAGCCGCTCGACGTCCGACGGCTTCGGGTACACGCCGTACGGCGCCTTGGCGGCGGCCAGTTCGACGACGTGCGAGACGATCTCGATCCCGGCCGCCTCCTTCAGGAAGGAGCGGGCGACGGCGCCGAGCGCGACGCGGGCCGCGGTCTCCCGCGCGGAGGCCCGCTCCAGGACCGGACGGGCCTCGTCGAAGCCGTACTTCTGCATGCCGGCGAGGTCCGCGTGGCCGGGGCGCGGCCGGGTCAGCGGGGCGTTGCGGGCGAGGTCGGCGAGCTCGGCCGGGTCCACCGGGTCGGCCGCCATGACCTTCTCCCACTTGGGCCACTCGGTGTTGCCCACCATGACCGCGACCGGGGAGCCCATGGACCGCCCGTGCCGGACGCCGCCGAGGAAGGTCACCTCGTCCCGTTCGAACTTCATCCGGGCGCCGCGCCCATAGCCGAGGCGCCGCCGGGCCAGGTGGTCCGCCACCATCTCCGTGGTGACCGGGACGCCCGCGGGCAGTCCCTCCAGCGTCGCCACCAGGGCCGGACCGTGCGACTCCCCGGCCGTCAGCCAGCGCAACCTGCTCAACGGATCTCCTCTTGCTCGCGCCTCGGAACGTGGGACGGCGCGACCGACCCGTGGTACGGTCCGCCGTCCCCGATCCTCCCATGGCCGGGGCGGTATCCCGGCGCCGGTCCGCGTTCCGGACGTTTTCCGCTCGTTTCGGGAGCGACCTGGGAATGTTCCGGAGGGGTCCGGGGGCGGTCAGCGGGCCGCGAGGGCCGCTTCCCCGGCGGCCCGCATGGCCGCGAGCGGTGCCGGCGAGACGCCCGTCATCCGTTCGACCTGGAGCACCGCCTGGTGGACGAGCAGGTCGAGGCCGCCCAGGACCGTGCCGCCGCGCGCGGCCCAGGCCGCCGCCAGCGGGGTCGGCCAGGGCTCGTAGAGGACGTCGAAGAGGGTGCCGGGCCGGTCCGGGACGGCGGTCGCGAGCGCGTCCGCGGCCCCGGCCGGGGTGGTGGCGACGACCAGCGGGGCCTCGAACGCCTCGGCGGCGCGGGACCAGTCGGCGGTGCGGACGGCCACCCCGAGCCGTTCGCCCCACCGCCGCATCTCGGCCGCCCGCTCCGCGCTGCGGACGTAGGCGGTGACCTCGCCGGCGCAGATCCCGGCGAGCGCGGCGAGCGCCGAGGACGCGGTGGCGCCCGCGCCCAGCACGGCCGCCGAGGCCACCTTGTCGACGCCGCGCTCGCGCAGGGCGGCGACCAGGCCCGGGATGTCCGTGTTGTCGCCGGTGAGCCGGCCGTCCGGGCCGACGAGGACGGTGTTGACGGCCTCGACGGACCGCGCGGTGTCGCTGATCTCGTCGAGCAGCGGGATGACCGCCCGCTTCAGCGGCATGGTCAGCGAGAGTCCGGCCCAGCTCTCGTCCAGCCGCTCGACGAAGGCCGGCAGCGCGGCCTCGTCGATCTCGTACCGGCCGTACGTCCACTCCCCCAGGCCGAGCGCGGCGTAGGCGGCCCGGTGCAGGACCGGGGAGAGCGAGTGCGCGATGGGCGAGCCGAGGACGGCGGCCCGGCGGCGTGCGGTCACTGTCCGGCCGCCTTCCGGTGCTCCTGCTCGTACCGCTGGCGGTTCTTGTTGTGCTCCGCGTTGGTCACGGCGAAGAGCGTCTCGTTCTCGTTGATCGAGACGAAGTAGTACCAGGGGCCGGACGCGGGTTCGAGCGCGGACTTCAGGGCGTCCATGCCCGGGTTGCTGATCGGCCCGGGCGGCAGGCCCTTGATGCTGTAGGTGTTGTACGGGTCCTTGAACTTGCGCAGGTCGTTGACGGAACCGGTGTCCAGGGTGGACTGGCTCTTGGCGTAGTTGACCGTGGAGTCGAAGTCCAGCAGGCCGTACGTCTCCTTGTTGTCCGGCTTGAGCCGGTTGTAGACGACGCGGGCGATCTTGTCGAAGTCGTGCTTGTACTTGCCCTCGACCTGGACCAGGCTGGCGACGGTGATCACCTGGAGCGGGGACTTCAGGCCCAGCTCCTTGGCCTTGCCCTCCAGGTCCTGCTGCTCGTAGTTGGCCTTCGCCCGCTTGACCATCTGCCGGAGGATCTCCTCCGGCTTGGTGCCCTTGCCCGCGTTGTACTGCGAGGGGAAGAGGAAGCCCTCCAGCGGGTCCTTGACGTCCGGGTCGGCGGTCGCCCAGTCGGGCAGGCCCAGGTTCCTGGCCTGCGCCTTGGCGACGTCCTTGGTGGTGCCCGGCTTGAGCTCCAGCTTCTTGTCGATGGAGCTGTAGACCTCGGCGGCCCGGATGCCCTCGCGGATGGTCAGCAGGTTCTTGGTGTCCGTCATCATCGTGACGGCGGACTCGGCCGACATCTCCTTGTGCAGGGTGTACGTACCGGGCTGGATGAGCTTGGTGCCCGCCGCCTCGGTGAACGCCCGGGCGCTCTTGACCACGCCGTTCTTCTGAAGGAGATCACCCATCTGGGTGAGACCGGCCCCCTTGGGGATCTCCACCTGGACCGAGCCGGTGCCCTCGCCCTCGTAGTCGGGCGCGGGACCGTAGTTGGTCTCCCAGTAGTCGTAGCCGAGGTAGCCGAGGCCGCCCACGGCGCCGACCAGCACCACCGCGACGACCAGGCAGGCCGTGCCGCTGCGGCGCTTGGGCTGCTTCTTGCCCTTGCCGCCGGACCCGCCGCCGCGCCGGCCGCGCCGCGGCTCCTCGGCCGCGTCGGTCTCGTCGTCCTCGTCCGTGACGCCGCCGGGGAGGAGGTCTATGGCCGGCGACGACCGGGGGGCCGGGGCAGCGGCGGACTTGGAGAGCAGGGAGTGCCCGCCGGAGGACTCCTCCAGCCACTCCTCGTGCGGCTCCTTGGCGGTCGCCTGCTGCGGCACCCGCCCCTCGCCGGGCCGCGGGTGCTGGCCGGTGTCGTACGCCTGCTGCGGGTGCTGACCGGTGTCGTAGGACGGGTGCGGGTGCTGACCCGTGTCATAGGACTGCTGCGGATGCTGACCCGTGTCGTACGCCTGCTGCGGATGCTGACCGGTGTCATACGCCGGATGCGGGTGCTGACCCGTGTCATAGGACTGCTGCGGATGCTGACCCGTGTCGTACGCCTGCTGTCCGCCGGGCTGCGGATGCTGCCCGGTGTCGTACGCCTGCTGCTGTACGTGCGGGTGCTGACCCGTGTCGTAGGACTGTCCGTCCTGTCCCGGGTACCCGCCACCGGAGCCGTAGTAGCCCCCGCCCGACTGGCCGGGCTGCCCGTACTGCTGCCCGGACGGGGAGTGGGGGTCACCGTAGTGGCCCCCACCGCCCTGCGCCGACTGCTCCCAGCCGTACTGCTGCTGCTCTGGGAACCGCTGGTCCGGATACTGCTGCTGACCGGGGTACGGCTGCTGCTGCGGCGGATGCTGCCGGCCCTCGTACCCCGGGTCCCCGTGCTGGGGGTCGCCGGGATTCCACGGTTGGGAGCCGGAACCCCGGCCGTACTCAGTCATCTATCCCCTAGAGCCGCACAGCGGCAGCCGGGCGCCCCCGGGGGGCGCGGGTCCGATCGTCTGGTCCTGTAGGGATGGCGTTCGAACTAGCTGCCATGTCGCGCGGAAGGTTACCGTATCGCGATCAGATGACCACTTCGACGGGTTCGCCCGGAGGCCGCCCCGACGTCCTTTCGGTCTCCAGGGCGTTCTGCAGGATGATCACTGCGGCCGCCTGGTCGACGACCGACCGGCCCTTCTTGCTGCTGACCCCGGACGCGCGCAGCCCCTGGGCCGCGGTGACCGTCGTCATCCGCTCGTCCACCAGCCGGACGGGCACCGGCGCGACGCGCCGGGCCATCTCCTTGGCGAACGTGCGCACCTTGGCCGCGGCCGGCCCCTCTCCCCCCTTGAGGGAGCGGGGCAGGCCGACGACGACCTCGATGGGCTCGTACTCCGCGACGAGCGCCGCGAGCCGCTTGTGGGCCTGCGGGATGTCCCGTCCGGGCACGGTCTCGACCGGTGTGGCGAGGATCCCGTCGGGGTCGCACGAGGCGACCCCGATCCGGGCGTCCCCGACGTCGACGGCGATGCGTCTGCCACGTCGCACGGTCAGGCCGCTTCCGCCACGAGGCGCTCCACGGCGGCGATGGCGTCGGCCACGGCCTCCGGGTTCTGGCCGCCGCCCTGGGCGACGTCCGGCTTGCCGCCACCGCCGCCGCCGAGCGTCTTGGCGGCCGTACGGACCAGGTCGCCGGCCTTGAGACCGCGCTCGCGGGCGGCCTCGTTGGTGGCGATGACGGTCAGCGGGCGGCCGTTGGCCACGGTGAACAGGGCGACGACGGCCGGGCGGCCGCCCTGGATCCGGCCGCGGACGTCGAGGACCAGCTTGCGCAGGTCGTCGGCGCCGGTGCCGTCCGGGACGGTGCCGGTGACCAGGGCGACGCCGTGCACGTCCCGGGCGCCCTCGGCCAGCCCGGCGGCGGCCTGGAGCACCTTCTCGGCGCGGTAGCGCTCGATCTCCTTCTCGGCGTCCCGCAGCTTGGCGAGCATGCCCGAGATCTTCTCCGGCAGCTCCTCCGGGCGGCCCTTGACCAGCTCGGTGAGCTGGGCGACGACCGTGTGCTCCTTGGCCAGGAAGTCGTACGCGTCGGCGCCGACCAGGGCCTCGACGCGGCGCACACCGGAACCGATCGAGGACTCGCCGAGCAGCTTCACCAGACCCAGCTGGGCGGTGTTGGCGACGTGCGTACCGCCGCACAGCTCCTTGGAGAAGTCGCCGATGGTCACGACGCGTACCCGCTCGCCGTACTTCTCGCCGAACTCGGCGATCGCACCGGACTTCTTGGCCTCGTCCAGGCTCATGATCTCGGCGTGGACGTCGAGCTCCCGGGAGAGGACCTCGTTGATCCGCTGCTCGACGTCGGTGAGGACGGTGCCGGGCACGGCGGCCGGGGAGCCGAAGTCGAAGCGGAAGCGGCCGGGCGAGTTCTCCGAACCGGCCTGGGCGGCCGTCGGGCCGAGCGCGTCGCGCAGCGCCTGGTGCGTCAGGTGGGTGGCGCTGTGGGCGCGGGCGATGGCCCGGCGGCGCTTGACGTCGATGACGGCGTACGCCGAGGCGCCGACCGTCACCTCACCGACCTGCACGACGCCCTTGTGGACGTTGACGCCCGGAACGGGCTTCTGCACATCGCGGATCTCGACCACGGCACCGTTGTGCAGCTTGATACGCCCCTGGTCGGCCAGCTGGCCACCACCCTCGGCGTAGAACGGCGTACGGTCGAGGACGATCTCGACCTCGTCGCCCTCGGAGGCGGCCGGCGACGGGACGCCGTCGACGAGCAGGCCGACGACGGTGGCCTCGTTCTCGGTGAGGGTGTAGCCGGTGAAGTCGGTGGCGCCCGCGGTGTCGGCGACCTCGCGGTAGGCGGACAGGTCGGCATGGCCGGTCTTCTTGGCCTTGGCGTCGGCCTTGGCCCGCTCCCGCTGCTCCTTCATCAGGCGGCGGAAGCCGTCCTCGTCCACGGCGAGGCCCTGCTCGGCGGCCATCTCCAGGGTGAGGTCGATCGGGAAGCCCCAGGTGTCGTGGAGCAGGAACGCCTTCTCGCCGGCGAGGACCGTGCCGCCCGCGGCCTTGGTCTCGGTGACGGCGGTGTCGAGGATGTTGGTGCCGGCCTTGAGGGTCTTGAGGAAGGCGGCCTCCTCGGCGAGCGCGACAGTCTCGATGCGCTTGCGGTCCTCGATGAGCTCCGGGTACTGCTGCCCCATCGTGTTGATGATCACGTCGAGCAGGTCGGCGACGACCGGGCCGGTGGCGCCCAGCATCCGCATGTTGCGGATGGCGCGGCGCATGATGCGGCGCAGGACGTAGCCGCGGCCCTCGTTGCCGGGCGTGACGCCGTCACCGATGAGCATCACGGAGGTGCGCATGTGGTCGGCGACCACGCGCAGCGAGACGTCGGAGTCGGCGGCCTTGCCGTAGGCGACGCCCGTGAGTTCGGTGGCCTTGTCGATGACGACGCGCAGGGTGTCGGTCTCGTACATGTTCCGGACGCCCTGGAGGATCATCGCGAGGCGTTCGAGGCCGAGGCCGGTGTCGATGTTCTTGGCGGGGAGGTCGCCGAGGATCGGGAAGTCCTCCTTGCCGTCGCCGGCACCCCGCTCGTACTGCATGAAGACCAGGTTCCAGATCTCCACGTACCGCTCGTCGTTGACGGCCGGGCCGCCCTCGGGGCCGAACTCGGGGCCGCGGTCGTAGTTGATCTCGGAGCAGGGGCCACAGGGGCCGGGGACGCCCATGGACCAGAAGTTGTCCTTCTTGCCCAGCCGCTGGATGCGCTCGGCGGGGACGCCGACGGTGTCCCGCCAGATCCGCTCGGCCTCGTCGTCGTCCTGGTAGACGGTGATCCAGAGCTTCTCGGGGTCGAGGCCGTAGCCGCCGTCGGCGACGGGCGTGGTCAGCAGCTCCCAGGAGAGCTTGATCGCGCCCTCCTTGAAGTAGTCGCCGAACGAGAAGTTGCCGCACATCTGGAAGAACGTGCCGTGCCGGGTGGTCTTGCCGACCTCTTCGATGTCCGGCGTGCGGACGCACTTCTGCACGCTGGTGGCGCGGCTGAACGGCGGCTTGACCTCACCCAGGAAGTAGGGCTTGAAGGGCACCATGCCCGCGGGCACGAGGAGCAGCGTCGGGTCGTCCGCGATGAGCGACGCCGACGGCACGACGGTGTGCCCACGCTCTTCGAAGAAGCGCAGCCAGCGGCGGCGGATTTCAGCGGACTCCATCAGTGGTCCTCTTTCCGGGTCAGCGAGTGGTGGGGATGGGTGGGTTCGACGACGACGAGGTGCGGGCGTCCGGCGGGCAGCGCCCGGGCCTCCTCGGGTTCCGGTGCGGCGGTGAGGCCGAGCGCGTCCTTGAGCGCCGCCTCGCGGTGCGCCATGCCGTCGCGGACGTCGAGCGCGAAGTGCTTGACGCGGCGGCCGGCGAGCACGGCCCGGTCGGCCGCCTGGAGCGCAAGGCTCTCGGGGGTGAGCTTGTCCAGGGTGCGGTTCACCTTGGTGGTGGCCCACACTCCGGCGGCCACCCCGGTGGTGAACCAAAAAGCA
This genomic interval carries:
- a CDS encoding AAA family ATPase, whose product is MSGRTGWRCGRSRRNSGAERSVWVEGVGCPGPALSPPATAGRCPQFLAGASPRTPEAPFGHCPQTPDGLKSARPAFEDKGVWGAAPGNGERAGPGHTPPPHDPPHETECHRMQHPVGQPLPPAHPPLPAPVPLDPTTAPVAVLLIGPAGAGKTTAARYWADTRRVPTAHISLDDVREWVRAGFADPQAGWNERSEAQYRLARRTCGFAARNFLANGISCILDDAVFPDRPAVGLGGWKRHIGPGLLPVVLLPGLDVVLERNAERRGNRRLGDEEVARIHGRMAGWYGSGLPIIDNSQQDVATTARLIDEAVARSFATPPAW
- the aroQ gene encoding type II 3-dehydroquinate dehydratase — its product is MSGARVLVLNGPNLGRLGSREPDVYGSTSYAGLVEECTELGAELGFDVDVRETNDEGELVRWLHEAADGRLPVVINPGAFTHYSYAMRDAAAQRTAPLIEVHISNPHAREEFRHTSVISAVASGTIAGFGVGSYRLALRALAEELRG
- the aroB gene encoding 3-dehydroquinate synthase — its product is MTDAPTRIQVAGTAGTAPYEVLIGHRLLDELPALIGTDARRVAVLHPEALAETGEVLRADLADQGYEAIAIQVPNAEEAKTAEVAAYCWKALGQSGFTRTDVIVGVGGGATTDLAGFVAATWLRGVRWIAVPTTVLAMVDAAVGGKTGINTAEGKNLVGAFHPPAGVLCDLAALESLPVNDYVSGLAEVIKAGFIADPTILDLIESDPEGARTPSGPHTAELIERAIRVKTDVVSQDLKESGLREILNYGHTLAHAIEKNERYNWRHGAAVAVGMVFAAELGRIAGRLDDATADRHRAVLESVGLPVTYRGDQWPKLLETMKVDKKTRGDRLRFIVLDGLAKPVVLEAPDPAMLLAAHAEIAA
- a CDS encoding shikimate kinase; the encoded protein is MSGPVAVLVGPPGAGKSTVGALLAERLGTGYRDTDADIERTAGKPIPEIFLDEGEPHFRELERQAVRAAVAEHPGVLSLGGGAVMDPGTRELLKGLPVVFLDVDLADAVRRVGLDAPRPLLAVNPRKRWRELMEARRPLYTEVARVVVATGGRSPAEVTDAVLDSLRPPGARTHDTSQ
- the aroC gene encoding chorismate synthase, which codes for MSRLRWLTAGESHGPALVATLEGLPAGVPVTTEMVADHLARRRLGYGRGARMKFERDEVTFLGGVRHGRSMGSPVAVMVGNTEWPKWEKVMAADPVDPAELADLARNAPLTRPRPGHADLAGMQKYGFDEARPVLERASARETAARVALGAVARSFLKEAAGIEIVSHVVELAAAKAPYGVYPKPSDVERLDADPVRCLDAAASEAMVAEIDQAHKDGDTLGGVVEVLAYGVPVGLGSHVHWDRRLDARLAAALMGIQAIKGVELGDGFDLARVPGSKAHDEIVATEEGVRRTSGRSGGTEGGLTTGELLRVRAAMKPIATVPKALATIDVTTGEAAKAHHQRSDVCAVPAAGIVAEAMVALVLADAVVEKFGGDSVTETRRNVQGYLDNLAIK
- a CDS encoding shikimate dehydrogenase translates to MTARRRAAVLGSPIAHSLSPVLHRAAYAALGLGEWTYGRYEIDEAALPAFVERLDESWAGLSLTMPLKRAVIPLLDEISDTARSVEAVNTVLVGPDGRLTGDNTDIPGLVAALRERGVDKVASAAVLGAGATASSALAALAGICAGEVTAYVRSAERAAEMRRWGERLGVAVRTADWSRAAEAFEAPLVVATTPAGAADALATAVPDRPGTLFDVLYEPWPTPLAAAWAARGGTVLGGLDLLVHQAVLQVERMTGVSPAPLAAMRAAGEAALAAR
- the mltG gene encoding endolytic transglycosylase MltG; translated protein: MTEYGRGSGSQPWNPGDPQHGDPGYEGRQHPPQQQPYPGQQQYPDQRFPEQQQYGWEQSAQGGGGHYGDPHSPSGQQYGQPGQSGGGYYGSGGGYPGQDGQSYDTGQHPHVQQQAYDTGQHPQPGGQQAYDTGQHPQQSYDTGQHPHPAYDTGQHPQQAYDTGQHPQQSYDTGQHPHPSYDTGQHPQQAYDTGQHPRPGEGRVPQQATAKEPHEEWLEESSGGHSLLSKSAAAPAPRSSPAIDLLPGGVTDEDDETDAAEEPRRGRRGGGSGGKGKKQPKRRSGTACLVVAVVLVGAVGGLGYLGYDYWETNYGPAPDYEGEGTGSVQVEIPKGAGLTQMGDLLQKNGVVKSARAFTEAAGTKLIQPGTYTLHKEMSAESAVTMMTDTKNLLTIREGIRAAEVYSSIDKKLELKPGTTKDVAKAQARNLGLPDWATADPDVKDPLEGFLFPSQYNAGKGTKPEEILRQMVKRAKANYEQQDLEGKAKELGLKSPLQVITVASLVQVEGKYKHDFDKIARVVYNRLKPDNKETYGLLDFDSTVNYAKSQSTLDTGSVNDLRKFKDPYNTYSIKGLPPGPISNPGMDALKSALEPASGPWYYFVSINENETLFAVTNAEHNKNRQRYEQEHRKAAGQ
- the ruvX gene encoding Holliday junction resolvase RuvX yields the protein MTVRRGRRIAVDVGDARIGVASCDPDGILATPVETVPGRDIPQAHKRLAALVAEYEPIEVVVGLPRSLKGGEGPAAAKVRTFAKEMARRVAPVPVRLVDERMTTVTAAQGLRASGVSSKKGRSVVDQAAAVIILQNALETERTSGRPPGEPVEVVI
- the alaS gene encoding alanine--tRNA ligase, yielding MESAEIRRRWLRFFEERGHTVVPSASLIADDPTLLLVPAGMVPFKPYFLGEVKPPFSRATSVQKCVRTPDIEEVGKTTRHGTFFQMCGNFSFGDYFKEGAIKLSWELLTTPVADGGYGLDPEKLWITVYQDDDEAERIWRDTVGVPAERIQRLGKKDNFWSMGVPGPCGPCSEINYDRGPEFGPEGGPAVNDERYVEIWNLVFMQYERGAGDGKEDFPILGDLPAKNIDTGLGLERLAMILQGVRNMYETDTLRVVIDKATELTGVAYGKAADSDVSLRVVADHMRTSVMLIGDGVTPGNEGRGYVLRRIMRRAIRNMRMLGATGPVVADLLDVIINTMGQQYPELIEDRKRIETVALAEEAAFLKTLKAGTNILDTAVTETKAAGGTVLAGEKAFLLHDTWGFPIDLTLEMAAEQGLAVDEDGFRRLMKEQRERAKADAKAKKTGHADLSAYREVADTAGATDFTGYTLTENEATVVGLLVDGVPSPAASEGDEVEIVLDRTPFYAEGGGQLADQGRIKLHNGAVVEIRDVQKPVPGVNVHKGVVQVGEVTVGASAYAVIDVKRRRAIARAHSATHLTHQALRDALGPTAAQAGSENSPGRFRFDFGSPAAVPGTVLTDVEQRINEVLSRELDVHAEIMSLDEAKKSGAIAEFGEKYGERVRVVTIGDFSKELCGGTHVANTAQLGLVKLLGESSIGSGVRRVEALVGADAYDFLAKEHTVVAQLTELVKGRPEELPEKISGMLAKLRDAEKEIERYRAEKVLQAAAGLAEGARDVHGVALVTGTVPDGTGADDLRKLVLDVRGRIQGGRPAVVALFTVANGRPLTVIATNEAARERGLKAGDLVRTAAKTLGGGGGGKPDVAQGGGQNPEAVADAIAAVERLVAEAA
- a CDS encoding DUF6167 family protein; its protein translation is MFRRAFWFTTGVAAGVWATTKVNRTLDKLTPESLALQAADRAVLAGRRVKHFALDVRDGMAHREAALKDALGLTAAPEPEEARALPAGRPHLVVVEPTHPHHSLTRKEDH